The Halosimplex litoreum genome has a window encoding:
- a CDS encoding ABC transporter permease produces the protein MTSRLRYFFRRLGLSIPVLLFGTTVTFVAIRFGPVDPVAAILGDPTNAAATEEYERIRAQLGLDEPLWQQYVEFLGGLVTLDLGQSWVIAPNTGTVSLIATYAPRTIWLGFWAVLIAIFVGVPLGFFAGTRANTGSDYVASILGIVWRAMPNFWLAVILVSVLSQSDALLGFSWQQLGPDVTVTGAPDLTELGSPSGFLAAVKQVLPAAVVLGSASMGNEMRIGRTAVLETISEKYVETARANGVPNHRVVWKHVFRNALIPLVPIITGEAFVLLGGSVLVETVFGIHGMGWLFYRASIQGDLPLVGSLMVVFIVLIVAVNILQDLLYVLIDPRIGYTD, from the coding sequence ATGACGAGTCGCCTGCGGTATTTTTTCCGGCGTCTCGGGCTGTCGATTCCGGTCCTGCTGTTCGGGACGACCGTCACGTTCGTCGCGATCCGTTTCGGTCCGGTCGACCCCGTCGCGGCCATCCTCGGCGATCCGACCAACGCCGCGGCGACCGAGGAGTACGAGCGGATCCGAGCCCAGCTCGGCCTCGACGAACCGCTCTGGCAGCAGTACGTCGAATTTCTCGGCGGGCTGGTGACACTCGATCTCGGTCAGTCGTGGGTCATCGCTCCCAATACCGGGACGGTGAGTCTCATCGCGACGTACGCCCCGCGGACGATCTGGCTCGGCTTCTGGGCGGTCCTGATCGCGATCTTCGTCGGGGTTCCGCTGGGCTTTTTCGCGGGGACGCGTGCGAACACGGGATCCGACTACGTCGCCTCGATACTCGGTATCGTGTGGCGGGCGATGCCGAACTTCTGGCTCGCGGTCATTCTCGTCTCGGTGTTGTCCCAGTCCGACGCCCTTCTCGGGTTCAGTTGGCAGCAACTGGGCCCCGACGTGACCGTCACCGGCGCACCGGACCTGACCGAGCTGGGCTCCCCGAGCGGATTCCTCGCGGCGGTCAAACAAGTGCTCCCCGCAGCGGTCGTCCTCGGGTCCGCGTCGATGGGCAACGAGATGCGGATCGGTCGAACGGCCGTCCTCGAGACCATCTCGGAGAAATACGTCGAAACGGCGCGAGCGAACGGCGTTCCGAACCACCGCGTGGTCTGGAAACACGTCTTCCGGAACGCGCTCATCCCGCTCGTCCCGATCATCACCGGCGAGGCGTTCGTCCTGCTCGGCGGGTCGGTCCTCGTCGAGACGGTGTTCGGTATCCACGGGATGGGGTGGCTGTTCTATCGCGCCTCCATCCAGGGAGACCTCCCCCTCGTGGGGTCGCTCATGGTCGTCTTCATCGTCCTGATCGTCGCGGTCAACATCCTGCAGGACCTGCTCTACGTCCTCATCGACCCCAGAATCGGATACACCGACTAG
- a CDS encoding phosphate signaling complex PhoU family protein, with the protein MRDDNSDPVERKVQIAGGSTFTLSLPREWGVSQNLGKGDSLYLYQERDRLIVAPSTLEEGVRAARIDAVDKPEDIVQRHIKSAYIEGYNEIRIRNDGAAGDEVRRSVVRTAGSLIGMEVSEATDEIVIRDHLDAGAVSLEQSIVQIRQLALGMQSDAAESVRMNDEMLAQRVSERDDHVDRLFAFVARGLHCGLNDMNELTEFDVDGKAALYYYKIARELEQIADKAERIAGVTETQSTAPDEEFGIRFKDLVSEACTVVERALKNDSSGASNAYDDLMGRIDVVEEELARCSDPDAYWYATVVESVRRTAQLGLNIVNMTVESSVNDMLYSGTQVETDADGSN; encoded by the coding sequence ATGAGGGACGACAACTCGGATCCGGTCGAACGGAAAGTCCAGATCGCGGGTGGGTCCACGTTCACGCTCTCCTTGCCGAGGGAATGGGGGGTTTCGCAGAACCTCGGCAAAGGGGATTCGCTCTATCTGTATCAGGAGCGAGATCGGCTCATCGTGGCCCCGTCAACGCTCGAGGAAGGAGTACGGGCCGCCCGGATCGACGCGGTCGACAAGCCGGAAGACATCGTTCAGCGTCACATCAAAAGCGCGTATATCGAGGGGTACAACGAGATCAGAATCCGTAACGACGGTGCGGCCGGTGACGAAGTTCGTCGGAGCGTGGTTCGAACTGCGGGGTCGTTGATCGGCATGGAAGTCAGCGAGGCGACCGACGAGATCGTGATTCGCGACCACCTCGACGCCGGTGCGGTCTCGCTCGAACAGTCCATCGTCCAGATCCGGCAGCTCGCGTTGGGGATGCAAAGCGACGCAGCGGAGTCCGTCCGAATGAACGACGAGATGCTCGCACAGCGGGTCTCCGAACGCGACGATCACGTCGACCGGCTGTTCGCGTTCGTCGCCCGAGGACTCCACTGCGGTTTGAACGACATGAACGAACTCACGGAATTCGACGTCGACGGCAAGGCCGCTCTCTACTACTACAAGATCGCGAGGGAGCTCGAACAGATCGCCGACAAGGCCGAACGCATCGCCGGCGTCACAGAGACGCAATCGACTGCGCCGGACGAGGAGTTCGGGATCAGGTTCAAGGACCTCGTCTCGGAGGCGTGTACCGTCGTAGAGCGAGCATTGAAGAACGATTCGTCCGGCGCTTCGAACGCCTACGACGACCTCATGGGTCGTATCGACGTGGTCGAAGAGGAGCTCGCTCGCTGCTCCGATCCCGACGCCTACTGGTACGCGACGGTCGTCGAGAGTGTCCGTCGAACGGCGCAACTGG
- a CDS encoding ABC transporter substrate-binding protein, translating into MIAGCSGDSESADGGGAGDGGDGTSDGDDGAAGSDGDATETGDAGADDDQDETSGETETTSGGTLRLADEPVGVMDPPAGKGGGGDATQIFETLLGFADGDLPPEGRLATGYEMSADGTTFTFSLKEGVTFHDGSEFTAHDVVYSWRRLAESPETRNSDDITGDTFNIEHETDGEGNVVPDSLAVRAVDDYTFEFDLSRPFHSAMVQIAGQAFSVIPEGIVGDIEGYDGELAYEEWANEALYGTGPFQFDSLNRGSSYTLTRFDEYHGDVANIDSIEYTILEDASAKYNRAMNGNLDVFEIPISEFDPSKVTIESDDGEYQEGTYGPTRSGDTINYGQVTQLNTQYLVFQTARVDRPARRAIAYAMNQHVVANDIFKGVGTPAYHVTPPAVYPDGPEAYDEHARANYPWGYDESRIDAGRELMEEAGYGPDDMYEIELLHMQTNAYEQFAELLRDQARSMHIDMTIQSTPFSTMINRAVDGNFDIFTNSDGMEWPESDNFLRYFHSTASKESSFARWGQEGRQTEPTRAFNEAWQTYLDNPRPNERHQAARNEAYIELEEAHWQGIAQLPTIHGRGQQYWGNDVEDLRMYGPMGNQRYNTLSLNR; encoded by the coding sequence GTGATCGCGGGCTGCAGCGGGGACAGCGAGTCCGCCGATGGCGGTGGTGCCGGTGACGGCGGCGACGGGACGAGCGATGGCGACGACGGGGCGGCTGGGTCCGACGGGGACGCGACCGAGACCGGCGATGCTGGAGCGGACGACGACCAGGACGAGACGAGCGGGGAGACGGAGACGACGAGCGGCGGGACGCTCCGGCTCGCCGACGAGCCCGTCGGTGTGATGGACCCGCCGGCAGGGAAAGGCGGCGGCGGCGACGCGACACAGATCTTCGAGACACTGCTCGGTTTCGCCGACGGTGATCTCCCGCCGGAGGGACGCCTCGCGACCGGGTACGAGATGTCCGCCGACGGAACGACGTTTACGTTCTCGCTCAAAGAGGGCGTCACGTTCCACGACGGGTCCGAGTTCACCGCGCACGACGTCGTCTACTCCTGGCGTCGGCTCGCCGAGTCTCCGGAAACCCGCAACTCCGACGACATCACCGGCGATACGTTCAACATCGAACACGAAACCGACGGCGAGGGGAACGTCGTCCCGGATAGCCTCGCGGTCCGGGCCGTCGACGACTACACGTTCGAGTTCGATCTCTCGCGGCCGTTCCACAGCGCCATGGTCCAGATCGCCGGACAGGCCTTCTCCGTGATTCCGGAAGGGATCGTCGGAGACATCGAGGGGTACGACGGCGAACTCGCCTACGAAGAGTGGGCCAACGAGGCGCTCTACGGGACCGGCCCGTTCCAGTTCGACAGCCTCAACCGCGGGTCGTCGTACACGCTGACTCGATTCGACGAGTATCACGGAGACGTCGCCAACATCGATTCGATCGAGTACACGATCCTCGAAGACGCCTCGGCGAAGTACAATCGGGCGATGAACGGAAACCTCGACGTCTTCGAGATCCCCATCTCGGAGTTCGACCCCTCGAAGGTCACCATCGAATCGGACGACGGCGAGTATCAGGAGGGGACCTACGGCCCCACTCGGAGCGGAGACACGATCAACTACGGACAGGTGACGCAACTGAACACCCAGTATCTCGTCTTCCAGACGGCCCGTGTCGACCGACCCGCCAGGCGCGCCATCGCGTACGCGATGAACCAGCACGTGGTCGCGAACGACATCTTCAAAGGAGTCGGAACACCGGCCTATCACGTCACGCCGCCGGCCGTTTACCCCGACGGCCCCGAGGCGTACGACGAACACGCACGGGCGAACTATCCGTGGGGGTACGACGAGTCGCGCATCGACGCCGGTCGCGAACTCATGGAGGAGGCCGGCTACGGACCGGACGACATGTACGAGATCGAGCTCCTTCACATGCAGACCAACGCCTACGAGCAGTTCGCCGAGTTGCTCCGCGACCAGGCGCGGTCGATGCACATCGACATGACCATCCAGAGCACGCCGTTCTCGACGATGATCAACCGCGCCGTCGACGGTAACTTCGACATCTTCACCAACTCCGACGGGATGGAGTGGCCCGAATCGGACAATTTCCTCCGATACTTCCACTCGACGGCGTCGAAGGAGTCTTCGTTCGCCCGGTGGGGCCAGGAGGGTCGACAGACGGAACCGACCCGGGCGTTCAACGAGGCCTGGCAGACGTACCTCGACAACCCCCGTCCCAACGAGCGTCACCAGGCCGCCCGTAACGAGGCCTACATCGAACTCGAAGAGGCCCATTGGCAGGGGATCGCGCAGCTACCGACGATCCACGGTCGGGGCCAGCAGTACTGGGGGAACGACGTCGAGGACCTCCGGATGTACGGTCCGATGGGCAACCAGCGGTACAACACGCTCTCCCTGAACCGGTGA
- a CDS encoding ABC transporter permease, with protein MHSNHSDHDDSTDTTAAVEPTLQRLRDHPRPALVWTGVATVLFALEFGAVASLVSELWQALGFGVQSSGLVERANAIPTLTSRDLITNSGHFDGDRWVGTFAGLEPRTAWVLRVAIVYAYAVAVVGWCWVGYRRYRRHYRPAEWTPFDDIVDRLRRHRWGQFGMVVVFLFLVLAVFAPTLGTTTVDQNINNPFGHQIEYYDAETGSVESTTVGAANRQTQSRGIPDRNVGPLSYDQYGRYHPFGTLPSGKDLFTFLAAGARVSLVISLLAVGLASVIAVSFALLSAYYKGLVDLVFVIGSDSVMSLPQLLLLMLLSVLFSDTWIGQLYSGGILLALIYGATSWPFLWRALRGPALQVGDEEWIDAARSYGQRPITTMRRHMFPYVTGYLLVYGSMSLGGAIIAIAGLSFLGLGISPPTPEWGRAVDAGQQYVASQSWHISLIPGLLITLVVTGFNALGDGIRDAIDPQAESGSTDSQGAAVGGGA; from the coding sequence ATGCACTCGAACCACTCCGATCACGACGATAGCACCGACACGACTGCGGCCGTCGAGCCGACACTCCAGCGGCTCCGGGATCACCCCCGCCCGGCGCTCGTGTGGACCGGAGTCGCAACCGTTCTCTTCGCACTCGAGTTCGGGGCGGTCGCCTCGCTGGTGAGCGAACTCTGGCAGGCGCTCGGGTTCGGGGTCCAGTCGTCCGGCCTCGTGGAGCGAGCGAACGCGATCCCGACGCTGACGAGTCGCGACCTGATCACCAACTCGGGCCACTTCGACGGCGACCGGTGGGTCGGGACGTTCGCGGGCCTCGAACCTCGGACTGCCTGGGTGCTCAGAGTCGCGATCGTGTACGCCTACGCGGTCGCCGTCGTCGGCTGGTGTTGGGTCGGATACAGGCGATACCGCCGTCACTATCGGCCGGCCGAGTGGACGCCGTTCGACGATATCGTCGATCGCCTCCGCCGTCACCGGTGGGGACAGTTCGGCATGGTCGTCGTCTTTCTGTTCCTCGTCCTCGCGGTCTTCGCACCCACGCTCGGAACGACCACCGTCGACCAGAACATCAACAACCCGTTCGGCCACCAGATCGAGTACTACGACGCCGAGACCGGGAGCGTCGAATCGACCACGGTCGGCGCCGCGAACCGCCAGACTCAGTCCCGGGGGATCCCCGACCGGAACGTCGGGCCGCTGTCCTACGACCAGTACGGCCGGTATCATCCGTTCGGGACGCTTCCGAGCGGCAAGGACCTGTTTACCTTCCTGGCGGCCGGTGCCCGCGTGTCGCTCGTCATCAGCTTGCTCGCAGTCGGGCTCGCGAGCGTGATCGCGGTCTCGTTCGCGCTGCTCTCTGCGTACTACAAGGGATTGGTCGATCTGGTCTTCGTCATCGGCAGTGACTCGGTCATGTCGCTCCCACAACTGCTGTTGCTCATGTTGCTCTCGGTGCTGTTCTCCGACACGTGGATCGGTCAGTTATACAGCGGCGGGATACTCCTCGCGCTGATCTACGGGGCGACGTCGTGGCCGTTCCTCTGGCGGGCGCTCCGGGGTCCCGCCCTCCAGGTCGGCGACGAGGAGTGGATAGACGCCGCTCGAAGCTACGGTCAGCGACCGATCACGACGATGCGACGACACATGTTCCCCTACGTCACCGGCTACCTGCTCGTCTACGGGTCGATGTCGCTCGGCGGCGCGATCATCGCGATCGCCGGGCTTTCGTTTCTCGGACTCGGGATCAGTCCGCCCACGCCCGAGTGGGGCCGAGCGGTCGACGCCGGACAGCAGTACGTCGCCTCCCAGTCCTGGCACATCTCTCTGATCCCCGGTCTCCTGATCACGCTCGTGGTGACCGGGTTCAACGCGCTCGGCGACGGGATCCGGGACGCCATCGACCCGCAGGCGGAATCGGGAAGCACCGATTCACAGGGTGCCGCGGTCGGAGGTGGCGCGTGA